In Kordia antarctica, the following proteins share a genomic window:
- a CDS encoding response regulator transcription factor yields the protein MNKKINILIVEDSKSFAQGLEALLLQNSIIDQVFIATNRNEALIQLKECSVDIIILDLNLGTSEYDGIDIAKKIKQQHSKKKIIVLTENIKTYLHEQLFNECHVDAYIDKRSDIKETFTAINEIIKGNTYTDIEVEKILENSRWIKTTKREKQIISLLAEGLTQLEIAEQLFISPRTVEKHIRNLFEKFKVKKTTELIVKYIKYRGSNRENVEETIPPFKSI from the coding sequence ATGAATAAAAAAATAAATATTTTAATCGTTGAAGATTCAAAATCCTTTGCACAAGGACTAGAAGCATTACTACTTCAAAATTCTATAATTGATCAAGTTTTTATTGCAACAAATAGAAATGAAGCTCTAATACAGTTAAAAGAGTGTTCTGTTGATATTATAATTCTAGATTTAAATTTAGGAACATCAGAATATGACGGGATTGATATTGCTAAAAAAATAAAACAGCAACATTCAAAGAAAAAAATTATTGTGCTTACTGAAAACATAAAAACATATTTACATGAACAACTATTCAATGAATGCCATGTTGATGCTTATATCGACAAAAGATCAGATATAAAAGAAACTTTTACTGCAATAAATGAAATTATAAAAGGGAATACTTATACCGATATAGAAGTAGAAAAAATTCTTGAAAATAGTCGTTGGATAAAAACTACTAAACGAGAAAAACAAATTATTTCTTTATTAGCTGAAGGATTAACACAACTAGAAATAGCAGAACAACTATTCATCAGCCCTAGAACCGTTGAAAAACATATTAGAAATTTATTTGAAAAGTTTAAAGTAAAAAAAACAACAGAGTTGATTGTGAAATACATAAAATATAGGGGTTCTAATAGGGAAAATGTAGAAGAAACTATTCCTCCTTTTAAATCTATATAA
- the tnpB gene encoding IS66 family insertion sequence element accessory protein TnpB (TnpB, as the term is used for proteins encoded by IS66 family insertion elements, is considered an accessory protein, since TnpC, encoded by a neighboring gene, is a DDE family transposase.), with protein MFGLGISHRYHLYSHPTDMRKSFDGLAGIIQKELNGSALDGTAYIFINKSRDKVKILHWEDGGFVLYYKRLESGRFELPVYDASVMGITLSYSQLVLLIDGISISHIRRKKRYQIPA; from the coding sequence ATGTTTGGACTAGGAATTTCACACCGTTATCATTTATATAGTCACCCCACCGATATGCGTAAGAGTTTTGATGGTCTAGCAGGTATTATCCAAAAAGAACTCAACGGCTCTGCTCTGGATGGAACTGCATATATATTTATCAACAAATCACGTGATAAAGTAAAAATATTACATTGGGAAGATGGTGGTTTTGTGTTGTATTATAAACGCTTGGAATCTGGTCGCTTTGAGTTGCCTGTATATGATGCTTCTGTGATGGGTATTACTCTTAGTTATTCGCAATTGGTGTTACTTATCGATGGTATTTCAATCTCTCATATTCGTAGAAAAAAGCGATATCAAATACCTGCATAA
- a CDS encoding NACHT domain-containing protein encodes MNQNPIINVYRKAKEKGVLVYFKDLHKGQIMNCLKDFLGSSECNEAHQKKIINYYSQDVKTINQVIRVCKADDFKPIIGFLNLETSPSRHGIFPLTKILLEFDIQLGQELKKIQKNLKAPFITNNLFREKIKEFYLTDSEFTTIKINGDLDSKLGILSMEDYYIQLSYTSYKDICNQDSLLKLEKEYSYSKINKNKNSFYKSNLAKDYVAKNIIFNNKVLIIGNPGVGKSTYAKNLCYKWAKEYKNSKSERIIIYIQLRYLNFEEESYLVSFINRQYFSAIDSKLFSLNALENFQLILDGFDELTFENQILLISRIKRHNYIILSRPYGLINHDLNHDISIQIDGFNSSGIEYYLDNILKSKRKKKNFLKLVEQNRVLKDYASTPLMLSFMSLIYLTSKNIKKDLSSIKSIYDLQEKVYSWVLSYAIKKKSIGRNKIKHSIEEFAYNMQIHKKLKYLGDFEDPFESTVEKLSAIGLGSQRELNSFGFQWQFSFNTITFQEFLAARYLKNKFRVNCFFSI; translated from the coding sequence ATGAATCAAAATCCAATTATTAATGTCTATCGAAAAGCGAAAGAAAAAGGGGTATTAGTATATTTTAAAGATTTGCATAAAGGGCAAATCATGAATTGTCTTAAAGACTTTTTAGGTAGTTCAGAATGTAATGAAGCTCACCAAAAAAAAATAATCAACTATTATTCTCAAGATGTTAAAACGATTAATCAAGTAATACGTGTTTGTAAAGCTGATGATTTTAAACCTATAATAGGATTTTTAAATCTAGAAACAAGTCCGAGTAGACATGGCATTTTCCCTTTAACAAAAATACTATTAGAGTTTGATATACAATTGGGACAAGAACTAAAAAAAATTCAAAAAAACCTTAAAGCCCCATTTATTACTAATAATCTATTTAGAGAAAAAATAAAAGAGTTCTACTTAACTGATTCTGAATTTACCACTATCAAAATTAATGGAGATTTGGATAGTAAATTAGGAATACTATCAATGGAAGATTATTATATTCAACTCTCGTACACTTCTTATAAAGATATATGCAATCAGGATAGCTTATTAAAACTAGAAAAAGAATACTCTTATTCTAAAATTAATAAAAACAAAAACAGCTTTTACAAAAGTAATCTTGCAAAAGATTATGTGGCTAAAAATATTATTTTTAATAATAAAGTTTTAATTATTGGAAACCCAGGAGTTGGAAAATCTACTTATGCAAAAAATCTATGTTATAAATGGGCTAAGGAATATAAAAATTCAAAAAGCGAAAGAATTATAATATATATACAATTAAGATATTTAAATTTTGAGGAAGAAAGTTACTTAGTAAGTTTTATAAATAGACAATACTTCAGTGCTATAGATAGTAAATTATTTTCATTGAATGCCCTTGAAAATTTTCAATTAATTTTAGATGGATTTGATGAGTTAACTTTTGAGAATCAAATATTACTTATATCAAGAATAAAACGTCATAACTATATAATTTTATCACGCCCTTATGGTCTAATTAATCATGATTTAAATCACGATATTTCCATCCAAATAGATGGGTTTAATAGTTCAGGTATAGAATATTATTTAGATAATATTCTTAAAAGTAAAAGAAAAAAGAAAAATTTCCTAAAATTAGTAGAACAAAATAGAGTCTTAAAAGATTATGCCAGTACACCTTTGATGCTTTCATTTATGTCTTTAATTTACTTAACTAGTAAAAACATTAAAAAAGATTTATCATCTATTAAATCTATATATGACTTACAAGAAAAAGTGTATAGCTGGGTTTTATCTTATGCTATAAAAAAGAAAAGTATTGGACGGAACAAAATAAAACATAGCATAGAAGAGTTTGCATATAACATGCAAATTCATAAAAAACTTAAATATTTGGGTGATTTTGAAGATCCGTTTGAAAGTACAGTAGAAAAATTATCTGCAATTGGATTAGGAAGCCAAAGAGAATTAAATAGTTTTGGATTTCAATGGCAGTTCAGTTTTAACACTATCACTTTTCAGGAGTTTTTAGCAGCACGATATTTAAAAAATAAATTCAGAGTCAATTGTTTTTTTAGTATCTGA
- the tnpC gene encoding IS66 family transposase: MKTSLSTVVIDQDYVQIPKSEYEQLLSNYQNLELQLSELKRLIFGSKSERFVPNTDALQLGLFTEETSEQTAVVQQQISYNRSKTKKHPIRLPLASHLPRVEEIVEPVHIAQGSIKIGEEITEVLEYTPSRVYVRKIIRPKYALPNDAGIVIASLPSMILPKSNVGAGLLAHICVSKFVDHLPFYRQIQILKREDVVVAMSSMTGWFSKGVTQLEVLYEVLQKVVLQSQYLQGDESPIKVQDNHKNGSLHTGYHWVFHAPVERLVLFKYDPSRSAKVPKDFLQQFSGTLQTDGYRAYQNLSTKHPIKLLACMAHARRYFEKALDNDNARASHAMGQIQKLYAIERKIKERTTNTQTIKRYRELCAKPILEKLHTWMQQEYSKVLPKSAIGKAFAYSLNLWDKLSAYTQDGKYLIDNNLIENAIRPLALGRKNYLFAGSHKAAQHAAIMYSFFATCKINDVNPYLWLHDVFKRLPEHKANKLEELLPQNWKNPAVV; the protein is encoded by the coding sequence GTGAAAACATCCTTATCTACAGTGGTTATCGATCAAGATTATGTTCAGATTCCTAAATCAGAATATGAACAGTTACTCTCTAACTATCAAAATTTAGAATTACAGTTATCTGAGTTAAAACGCCTTATTTTTGGTAGTAAAAGCGAACGATTTGTTCCTAACACAGATGCACTTCAATTAGGACTATTTACAGAAGAAACTTCTGAGCAGACAGCGGTAGTACAACAGCAGATTAGTTACAATCGGTCAAAAACAAAAAAGCATCCTATTCGTTTACCATTAGCTTCGCATTTACCAAGAGTTGAAGAAATAGTAGAACCTGTGCATATTGCTCAAGGTAGTATTAAAATAGGTGAAGAAATTACAGAAGTATTGGAGTATACGCCTTCTAGGGTCTATGTTCGTAAAATTATTCGTCCAAAATATGCATTACCAAATGATGCAGGAATCGTTATTGCTTCACTTCCTAGCATGATCTTGCCAAAATCCAATGTTGGAGCTGGATTATTAGCCCATATTTGTGTCAGCAAGTTCGTGGATCATCTTCCTTTTTATCGTCAGATACAAATTTTAAAAAGAGAAGACGTTGTTGTAGCAATGTCATCAATGACAGGTTGGTTTTCTAAAGGAGTAACACAATTGGAGGTATTATATGAAGTCCTACAAAAAGTAGTATTACAAAGTCAGTACCTCCAAGGGGACGAGTCGCCGATCAAAGTTCAAGACAATCATAAAAACGGAAGCTTGCATACAGGATATCATTGGGTATTCCATGCACCAGTGGAACGATTAGTATTATTTAAGTACGATCCTAGCAGGTCAGCAAAAGTTCCAAAAGATTTTTTACAACAGTTTAGCGGAACATTGCAAACTGATGGATATAGAGCATACCAAAATCTAAGTACCAAACATCCGATAAAGCTCTTGGCTTGCATGGCACATGCCAGGCGCTATTTTGAAAAAGCACTTGATAATGATAACGCAAGAGCCAGCCATGCTATGGGGCAAATCCAAAAACTATATGCCATAGAGCGAAAAATAAAAGAGCGTACTACAAATACACAGACCATAAAACGCTATAGAGAGTTATGTGCGAAGCCTATTTTAGAAAAGCTTCATACTTGGATGCAACAAGAGTACAGTAAAGTATTGCCTAAAAGCGCTATTGGAAAGGCTTTTGCGTATAGTTTAAACTTGTGGGATAAGCTAAGCGCTTACACACAAGATGGAAAGTATCTGATTGATAACAACCTAATAGAAAATGCAATTAGACCACTGGCACTCGGGCGCAAAAATTATCTCTTCGCGGGATCTCACAAGGCTGCACAACATGCAGCTATCATGTATTCTTTCTTTGCTACTTGTAAAATCAATGATGTAAATCCGTATCTGTGGCTACATGATGTCTTTAAAAGATTACCTGAGCATAAAGCCAATAAATTAGAAGAATTACTACCACAAAATTGGAAAAATCCAGCAGTAGTTTAA
- a CDS encoding ribose-phosphate pyrophosphokinase, giving the protein MNYTVPEPKIFACTQSEELAEKIAKHYGTDLGKVTFSTYSDGEFQPSFEESVRGARVFIIGSTFPNSDHLMQMLLMLDAAKRASARHITAVLPYFGWARQDRKDKPRVPIGAKLIAKMLEVAGATRIITMDLHADQIQGFFEKPVDHLFASTVFLPYLRKLNLDNLMIASPDMGGSKRAYAYSKFLECDVVICYKQRKKANVISHMELIGDVTGKNVVLVDDMVDTAGTLTKAAEVMMEKGALSVRAICTHPILSGQAYERIENSPLEELIVTDSIPLRQKSSKIKVVSCAHLFADVMQRVQNNTSISSKFLM; this is encoded by the coding sequence ATGAACTATACTGTCCCCGAACCAAAGATTTTCGCCTGTACGCAGAGTGAAGAGCTTGCAGAAAAGATTGCAAAACACTACGGAACAGATTTAGGAAAAGTAACATTCTCAACATATAGTGATGGTGAATTCCAACCTTCCTTTGAAGAGTCGGTTCGTGGCGCAAGAGTATTTATCATAGGATCTACGTTTCCAAACTCAGATCATCTAATGCAAATGCTTCTCATGCTTGATGCTGCCAAAAGAGCCTCAGCGCGTCATATTACAGCAGTACTTCCTTACTTCGGTTGGGCAAGACAAGATCGTAAAGACAAACCAAGAGTTCCAATAGGCGCAAAACTAATAGCCAAAATGCTAGAAGTAGCAGGAGCAACACGCATCATTACGATGGATTTACATGCGGATCAAATTCAAGGTTTCTTTGAAAAACCAGTAGATCACTTATTTGCTTCTACCGTGTTTTTACCTTACCTAAGAAAACTGAACTTAGATAATCTAATGATTGCTTCTCCAGACATGGGAGGATCTAAAAGAGCATATGCATATTCTAAATTTTTAGAATGCGACGTTGTTATCTGTTACAAACAACGAAAAAAAGCCAACGTAATTTCACACATGGAACTCATTGGTGATGTAACAGGAAAAAATGTAGTCTTAGTGGATGATATGGTAGACACTGCTGGAACATTAACAAAGGCCGCAGAAGTAATGATGGAAAAAGGTGCTTTATCTGTACGTGCAATATGTACACACCCAATTCTATCAGGACAAGCGTATGAACGAATAGAAAACTCACCATTAGAAGAGTTAATCGTAACCGATTCTATTCCTTTACGCCAAAAATCAAGCAAGATAAAAGTAGTAAGTTGTGCGCATTTATTTGCAGATGTGATGCAAAGAGTACAAAACAACACTTCTATCAGCTCAAAATTTTTAATGTAA
- the tnpA gene encoding IS66 family insertion sequence element accessory protein TnpA, whose amino-acid sequence MKNSKKQERMFALIEMMYLEDIDQKYFCEREDIKLATLKYWLKHYHLEKKLDQAEIHPREEPSWSKFIPIEVDMPMTTSDSSIKIEYPNGVRLHLDTCLLNQKTLCSLTQLISCLD is encoded by the coding sequence ATGAAAAACTCCAAGAAACAAGAGCGTATGTTTGCCTTGATAGAAATGATGTACTTAGAAGATATCGATCAGAAATATTTTTGTGAGCGTGAAGATATCAAGCTGGCTACTTTAAAATATTGGCTGAAACACTATCATCTTGAAAAGAAATTAGATCAAGCGGAAATTCATCCTAGAGAAGAACCATCTTGGAGTAAATTTATTCCTATTGAAGTTGATATGCCCATGACTACTTCTGATTCATCAATTAAAATTGAATATCCAAACGGTGTTCGTCTACATTTAGATACCTGTTTATTAAATCAAAAGACTCTTTGCTCATTAACTCAACTTATATCATGTTTGGACTAG
- a CDS encoding tetratricopeptide repeat-containing sensor histidine kinase: MESKYEDAITIYSKALEIAAKHELTDDASFIYKKIGLIYYKRKKYKKAKRFFKQSITANPVTKHSADSYLNLSLLYRKQHEQDSVLYCLEKSLFIYNKLPSSKDQFLTYLKAGILYKNAGVYNEAIRYLIKAYKGFDKLQMNEKKASTANTIADTQRLLGHLDIAEIYYKESLKLRIQQKDSLKISYSYNNMGNFYKDFKRYDSAEHYYQKAIKIQEPLSRKKEIGRMLSNLASIYHKQEKYTAALATYKKALTEKRKEQDSIAIADTLNELAFIYLEKKDHIHAKNYLDTIKTVISSINNKDVLLRNLEINALYYESIEDFKESIVYHTKYKKLYTTVFNDNQDQNTQQLQQQFHTEIKDKQIVGLSTDKKTQEKVINLQEKNLRRKDVFLILLGVLLLFSIGIYFYLRQQQKIKQRDFELKKLHDIFKAQEVIKDGISKDLHDLIASNLNGIRLKMQAIPTLENNQSYITNIVNELKESSKQIRLISHRLSPLRDRIKHIPFREILISHLSEFQLYSKTLVDIDPPLPEELDEISIDAQTNFYAVFLEIINNIGRHAQATEVVITHFTDKDGFLNISISDNGIGILKSDNSGIGLMNIKNRVSLLGGTHIVESSDKGVSITIIIPLK; encoded by the coding sequence TTGGAATCTAAGTACGAAGATGCAATAACGATATATTCCAAAGCCTTAGAAATTGCGGCAAAACATGAGTTAACTGATGATGCCAGCTTTATTTATAAAAAAATAGGACTTATATATTATAAAAGAAAAAAGTATAAAAAAGCTAAAAGGTTCTTTAAACAGAGTATTACAGCCAATCCTGTTACCAAACATTCAGCAGATTCATATTTAAACCTTTCCCTCTTATATAGAAAACAACATGAGCAGGATAGTGTTTTATATTGTTTAGAAAAATCTCTTTTTATATATAATAAACTACCTTCTTCAAAAGATCAATTTCTAACTTATTTAAAAGCTGGAATATTATATAAAAATGCAGGAGTTTACAATGAAGCTATTCGATACCTTATTAAAGCATACAAAGGGTTTGACAAACTCCAGATGAATGAAAAAAAAGCTTCTACTGCTAACACAATAGCAGACACACAACGCCTTTTAGGACATCTAGATATCGCTGAAATATATTATAAAGAGAGTTTGAAATTAAGAATTCAACAAAAGGATTCTTTAAAAATTTCTTACAGTTATAATAATATGGGAAATTTTTATAAAGATTTCAAAAGATACGATTCTGCGGAACATTACTATCAAAAAGCCATTAAAATTCAAGAACCTTTATCTAGAAAAAAAGAAATAGGTCGAATGCTTAGTAATTTAGCTTCTATTTATCACAAACAAGAAAAGTATACAGCTGCATTAGCTACTTATAAAAAAGCTCTTACAGAAAAACGTAAAGAGCAAGATAGTATTGCTATCGCAGATACATTAAATGAACTTGCGTTTATTTATCTAGAAAAAAAAGATCATATCCATGCTAAGAATTATTTAGATACTATTAAAACAGTGATTTCTTCAATAAATAATAAAGATGTACTCCTTAGAAACCTTGAAATCAACGCGCTTTATTATGAATCTATTGAAGACTTTAAAGAAAGTATTGTGTATCATACAAAGTATAAAAAATTATATACAACTGTCTTTAATGATAATCAAGATCAAAATACTCAACAATTACAACAACAATTTCATACTGAGATAAAGGATAAGCAAATTGTAGGGCTATCAACGGATAAAAAAACACAAGAAAAGGTTATTAATTTGCAAGAAAAAAATCTTAGAAGAAAAGATGTTTTTTTGATCCTTCTAGGAGTTTTATTGCTTTTTTCTATTGGAATTTACTTTTATCTCCGACAACAACAAAAGATAAAACAGCGAGATTTTGAGTTAAAAAAATTGCACGATATTTTCAAAGCGCAAGAAGTCATAAAAGATGGTATTAGTAAAGATTTACATGATTTAATTGCTTCAAACCTTAATGGTATTCGTTTAAAAATGCAAGCTATCCCTACATTAGAAAATAATCAATCTTATATAACTAATATTGTTAATGAATTAAAAGAAAGTAGTAAGCAAATACGACTTATTTCTCACAGATTATCTCCATTAAGAGATCGCATAAAACATATTCCTTTCAGGGAAATTCTAATCTCACATCTATCGGAGTTTCAACTCTATTCTAAAACTTTAGTTGATATTGACCCACCATTACCTGAAGAATTAGATGAAATAAGTATAGATGCGCAAACTAACTTTTATGCTGTTTTTTTAGAAATCATAAATAATATAGGAAGGCATGCCCAAGCAACTGAAGTAGTGATTACTCATTTTACAGATAAAGACGGGTTTTTAAATATAAGTATTTCTGATAATGGAATTGGTATTTTAAAGTCTGACAACAGCGGCATAGGTCTTATGAATATAAAGAATAGAGTTTCACTTCTTGGAGGAACACATATCGTTGAAAGTTCAGACAAAGGGGTTTCTATAACGATTATAATTCCTCTTAAATAA
- a CDS encoding 50S ribosomal protein L25/general stress protein Ctc gives MKSITINGSQRESVGKVSTKALRNAGKVPCVLYGGDKPLHFSAEELSFSKLVYTPNAHTVVIALEDGTTHNAILQDLQFHPVSDKILHVDFYRSFEDKELTMSIPVTIKGKSPGVMNGGALRLNKRKLRIKALPKNLPDFIEADISELKIGDKLYVTAFANENYKLLHTDNTVVCQVRISRAAMKAAQDAVKEEKVAAGTTPATPAAE, from the coding sequence ATGAAATCAATTACAATTAACGGATCTCAAAGAGAAAGCGTGGGCAAAGTATCAACAAAAGCCTTACGTAATGCTGGAAAGGTTCCTTGCGTATTATACGGAGGAGACAAACCATTACACTTTTCAGCAGAAGAATTATCATTTTCTAAATTAGTGTATACTCCAAATGCGCACACAGTTGTGATTGCATTAGAAGACGGTACAACACACAATGCAATTTTGCAAGACCTTCAATTTCACCCAGTAAGTGACAAAATTTTACACGTAGATTTTTATCGTTCATTTGAAGATAAAGAACTTACAATGAGTATTCCTGTTACTATCAAAGGAAAATCTCCAGGTGTTATGAATGGTGGAGCTTTACGTTTAAACAAGCGTAAACTTAGAATTAAAGCATTACCAAAAAATTTACCTGACTTTATTGAAGCAGACATTTCTGAATTAAAAATTGGAGATAAATTGTATGTAACTGCTTTTGCAAATGAAAACTACAAATTATTACATACGGATAACACCGTAGTTTGTCAAGTAAGAATCTCGCGTGCTGCAATGAAAGCTGCGCAAGATGCTGTAAAAGAAGAAAAAGTTGCCGCTGGTACTACTCCTGCTACTCCTGCAGCAGAATAA